A DNA window from Peromyscus leucopus breed LL Stock chromosome 3, UCI_PerLeu_2.1, whole genome shotgun sequence contains the following coding sequences:
- the LOC119087731 gene encoding C-type lectin domain family 2 member H-like has translation MLHLSATTKKLQGQCLRIVSRVTPVKLHCCYVVIIILTVAVIALSVALSVEKKGLICEICPRNWILFGKKYYYFSENIRNWTCSQISHVELKAKLTQHEAQREW, from the exons ATGCTTCACCTGTCAGCTACAA CTAAAAAGCTCCAAGGACAATGTCTGAGAATCGTCTCCCGTGTGACTCCTGTTAAGCTTCACTGCTGTTATGTAGTGATCATCATCCTCACTGTGGCTGTAATTGCACTTTCTGTTGCTTTGTCTG TGGAAAAGAAAGGACTTATCTGTGAGATCTGCCCAAGAAACTGGATTTTATTTGGaaagaaatattattatttttctgaaaacataagAAACTGGACATGCAGCCAGATCTCCCACGTGGAATTAAAGGCCAAACTCACTCAACATGAAGCCCAGAGGGAATGGTAG